A part of Gemmatimonadota bacterium genomic DNA contains:
- a CDS encoding P1 family peptidase, producing MNRRSFLRKSAGVTGAGVLAGLVGGRESAVGQTTDPYGPSGSITDIEGIKAGHFTDPRRPTGCTVIMAEEGAVGGVDVRGGAPGTRETDLLDPVNMVQQVHAIVLSGGSAFGLDTATGVMRYLEERSIGFDVRIARVPIVPAAILFDLGIGGKPEIRPDAEAGYRACQAATSDPVPEGSIGAGAGATVGKMSVGARGTRTAMKGGIGNACFTTPDGLRVGAIVAVNAVGDVYDPDTGRVLAGARMPDGSGFVHVARRIRETGSLRLEAPPGNTTIGVIVTNAALTKTQASRIAQVGHDGLARAINPAHLQADGDTLFAMATGSWEGDVNLSLVSILAAEAVTRAIIRAVVTAEGLPGYPSYSELNAG from the coding sequence ATGAACAGACGATCCTTTCTGCGTAAATCCGCCGGGGTGACCGGCGCGGGCGTCCTGGCGGGACTGGTCGGCGGCCGCGAGTCCGCGGTCGGCCAGACGACCGACCCCTACGGACCATCCGGATCCATTACGGACATCGAAGGAATCAAGGCCGGGCACTTCACCGACCCACGACGTCCGACGGGCTGCACGGTGATCATGGCCGAGGAAGGGGCCGTAGGCGGCGTTGACGTGCGCGGCGGCGCACCGGGCACCCGGGAGACCGACCTGCTCGATCCCGTGAACATGGTGCAACAGGTCCACGCCATTGTCCTGTCCGGCGGCAGCGCCTTCGGCCTGGACACGGCCACGGGCGTGATGCGCTACCTCGAGGAACGATCCATCGGCTTCGACGTACGCATCGCCCGGGTTCCGATCGTTCCGGCCGCGATCCTCTTCGATCTCGGCATCGGTGGCAAGCCTGAGATTCGCCCCGACGCGGAAGCCGGTTACCGTGCCTGCCAGGCCGCGACATCGGATCCGGTCCCCGAGGGCAGCATCGGAGCGGGCGCCGGCGCCACGGTGGGCAAGATGTCCGTCGGCGCGCGAGGCACGCGTACGGCCATGAAGGGCGGCATCGGCAATGCCTGCTTCACCACGCCCGACGGGCTCAGGGTCGGCGCCATCGTTGCGGTGAATGCCGTGGGCGACGTGTACGATCCGGATACGGGCCGCGTGCTTGCCGGCGCCAGGATGCCTGATGGGTCGGGATTCGTCCACGTGGCCAGGAGGATTCGCGAGACCGGGTCACTTCGTCTGGAAGCGCCGCCCGGGAACACGACCATCGGCGTCATTGTGACCAACGCCGCACTGACCAAGACCCAGGCCAGCCGCATCGCCCAGGTCGGGCACGACGGGCTCGCCCGCGCCATCAACCCGGCCCACCTGCAGGCGGACGGGGACACCCTCTTCGCCATGGCCACCGGGTCCTGGGAAGGCGACGTGAACCTGTCCCTGGTTTCGATTCTTGCGGCGGAAGCCGTCACACGGGCCATCATCCGCGCTGTCGTCACGGCCGAAGGCCTGCCCGGTTATCCCTCCTATTCGGAACTGAACGCGGGATGA
- a CDS encoding sodium:solute symporter family protein has product MSPYVTALLVYSLFLMAIGWWTSRSVRRAEDFFVAGRRLSPALLFGTLLAANLGAGSTVGATGLGYTHGFSAWWWVGSAGIGSLILGLTVGPRMWRVAKEQNLYTVGDYLEHRYSRGVRGLIAVLLWFGSLAILAGQLIPLAWILNLVLGIPKYVACLAGGAVVVVYFTFGGLTSTARVNMVQLVVKLSGFILAFLLIVSGAGLLSGENAAPTGFESWFGDDPSRIWGYFIVLVPAFIISPGLLQKIYGARDARAVRQGVCTNAVALMLFAFIPALLGMAAYHTFPSLDSPDLALPRLLMDALPFWIGGLTLAAVFSAEISSADAVLFMLTTSLSRDLYQTYIEPGASEQRMLAVSRITAVGAGLAGVVLAAVLPDVITALTIFYSILSVALFVPLIAGLYSTRPNANGALATIAGSVLVMILVHLWSNGGGLAGISPATWGIGTAVVIMALHMMSRRGTEPAG; this is encoded by the coding sequence ATGTCCCCCTACGTAACCGCCCTCCTCGTTTATTCCCTCTTCCTCATGGCGATCGGCTGGTGGACGTCGCGGTCGGTCCGCCGCGCAGAGGACTTCTTCGTGGCCGGCCGGAGGCTCTCCCCCGCGCTGCTGTTCGGCACGCTGCTGGCCGCCAACCTGGGCGCCGGTTCCACGGTGGGTGCCACGGGCCTCGGGTACACGCACGGGTTTTCGGCGTGGTGGTGGGTCGGGTCCGCGGGTATCGGTAGCCTCATCCTGGGCCTGACCGTGGGGCCCCGAATGTGGCGCGTGGCAAAGGAACAGAACCTGTACACGGTCGGGGATTACCTGGAGCACAGGTACAGCCGCGGCGTCCGGGGTCTCATCGCCGTGCTGCTGTGGTTCGGTTCCCTGGCGATCCTCGCCGGACAGCTTATTCCGCTGGCCTGGATCCTCAATCTCGTACTGGGCATCCCGAAGTACGTCGCCTGCCTGGCCGGCGGTGCGGTGGTGGTCGTGTACTTCACCTTCGGGGGGCTGACGTCCACCGCCCGGGTCAACATGGTCCAGTTGGTGGTGAAACTATCCGGCTTCATCCTGGCCTTTCTCCTGATCGTATCGGGGGCCGGTCTCCTGTCCGGCGAGAACGCGGCGCCTACCGGTTTCGAGAGCTGGTTCGGGGACGATCCTTCCCGCATCTGGGGTTACTTCATCGTCCTGGTGCCCGCGTTTATCATCTCGCCGGGCCTTCTGCAGAAGATCTACGGCGCCCGGGACGCCCGGGCGGTCCGGCAGGGGGTCTGCACGAATGCCGTCGCCCTGATGCTCTTCGCCTTCATCCCCGCGCTCCTCGGCATGGCGGCCTACCACACCTTCCCGTCCCTGGATTCGCCGGACCTCGCGCTGCCCCGACTGCTGATGGATGCCCTGCCCTTCTGGATCGGCGGGCTGACGCTGGCCGCCGTGTTCTCCGCCGAGATCAGTTCCGCGGACGCCGTGCTCTTCATGCTGACCACTTCCCTGAGCCGGGACCTGTACCAGACCTATATCGAACCCGGCGCTTCCGAGCAGCGGATGCTGGCCGTCAGCCGGATAACGGCCGTGGGCGCAGGGCTCGCGGGCGTGGTCCTGGCGGCCGTGCTGCCGGACGTCATCACCGCGCTGACCATCTTCTACAGCATACTGTCCGTGGCGCTCTTCGTGCCCTTGATCGCGGGACTGTATTCCACCAGGCCGAACGCGAACGGCGCCCTGGCGACCATCGCCGGTTCCGTCCTGGTGATGATCCTCGTGCATCTGTGGTCGAACGGCGGCGGACTGGCCGGCATATCCCCGGCGACCTGGGGCATTGGAACGGCCGTGGTGATCATGGCGCTGCACATGATGTCCCGTCGCGGGACGGAACCCGCTGGGTGA
- a CDS encoding Ldh family oxidoreductase yields the protein MTASDHMTASDPLPVRIDPDRLARIMDRIFERLGLEGDERRVVTERLMEASLSGYHSHGVMRITMYTEGIRAGNMIPGAPLDVLGETVSTVHLDANMGMGPWTATEAMKRAVGKAEATGVGCASVVNANDIARLGGYVEQPAKEGYIALLMTNDAGGNPCVAPWGATSPLMSTNPMAVGIPRESGDPILIDISTGVTSEGGLKMLRNKGRAVPDGWLIESDGRTTTDAEAYFSTPRRAAILPLGSLLAGHKGFALSILVDVLTGGLSGAGCSGRSPEDLDQNALFILVIDPEMFVSRAALSAEVDRLAESIKGAHKAPGVDEIRIPGEGARRKREQQMAKGIEVDPPVWSAIQDILDELGIGRDNV from the coding sequence ATGACAGCTTCGGATCACATGACCGCTTCGGACCCGCTTCCCGTCCGCATCGACCCGGACCGGCTGGCCCGGATCATGGACCGTATCTTCGAACGACTGGGCCTTGAAGGCGATGAAAGACGGGTGGTCACCGAGCGGCTCATGGAAGCTTCCCTCTCCGGCTACCATTCCCACGGCGTCATGCGGATCACCATGTACACGGAGGGCATCCGCGCAGGCAACATGATCCCGGGCGCGCCGCTGGACGTCCTGGGTGAGACCGTCTCCACGGTGCACCTGGACGCCAACATGGGCATGGGCCCCTGGACGGCCACCGAGGCCATGAAACGTGCGGTCGGCAAGGCCGAAGCGACGGGGGTCGGCTGCGCGAGCGTCGTGAACGCCAACGACATCGCCCGGCTGGGGGGATACGTGGAACAGCCGGCGAAAGAGGGTTACATCGCGCTGCTCATGACCAACGACGCCGGGGGCAATCCCTGTGTGGCGCCGTGGGGCGCGACCTCGCCCCTGATGAGCACCAATCCCATGGCCGTCGGGATCCCCCGTGAAAGCGGCGACCCGATCCTCATTGACATCTCCACGGGCGTTACGTCCGAGGGCGGATTGAAGATGCTGCGCAATAAGGGCCGAGCGGTGCCCGACGGCTGGCTCATCGAGAGCGACGGGCGAACCACGACGGATGCCGAGGCTTATTTCTCCACGCCCAGACGGGCGGCGATCCTGCCGTTGGGCAGTCTGCTCGCGGGACACAAGGGCTTCGCGCTGAGTATACTGGTCGACGTGTTGACCGGCGGCCTGAGCGGCGCGGGCTGCAGCGGCCGATCCCCGGAGGACCTGGACCAGAACGCCCTGTTCATCCTCGTCATCGATCCGGAGATGTTTGTTTCCAGGGCCGCCCTATCCGCTGAAGTGGATCGGCTCGCGGAAAGCATCAAAGGCGCGCACAAGGCGCCCGGCGTGGACGAAATCCGGATACCGGGCGAAGGCGCGCGTCGCAAGCGGGAGCAGCAAATGGCAAAGGGCATCGAAGTCGATCCGCCCGTCTGGTCCGCCATACAGGACATCCTGGACGAACTGGGCATCGGGCGAGACAACGTGTAA
- the clpB gene encoding ATP-dependent chaperone ClpB, producing the protein MRTDKLTQKSMEAIQVSQEIARGRNHSRLEPAHLALALLEQEESLAAILLERAGTDPTRIREGLESALEKLPRVTGDGASLYASDAFQRVMDRALKEAQKLKDEYISVEHLLLALLDDGGEVHRVMKEGEVRREGIMKAMKEVRGSQRVTSQTQESGYQALEKFSRDLTDLAREGGLDPVIGRDEEIRRVIKVLSRRTKNNPVLIGEPGVGKTAIVEGLAQKIVAEDVPESLKGRKVISLDMGSMLAGAKFRGEFEERFKAVLKEVEHAAGDIVLFIDEMHTIVGAGAAEGAVDASNMLKPALARGTLRCVGATTLDEYRKHVEKDAALERRFAPVYVGEPSIENTVSILRGLKERYEIHHGIRIRDGALVTAATLAERYISDRFMPDKAIDLIDEAAANLRMEIDSMPAELDDLEKQIRQLAIEREAVKRESDAEERLKPVESKLADLAAQRSVLRAHWLAEKELVKTIQEIKEQTEQLKIEADRAQRIGDYERVARIQYGEQLELNRRLEEKNRALAELQRERRMLKEEVDEEDIAQVVSKWTGIPVSRLVEGEVEKLVQMESRLHQQVVGQDEAIVAVSNAVRRNRAGLGDGNRPIGSFLFLGPTGVGKTELARALGEFLFDDRGAMIRVDMSEYMERHAVARLIGAPPGYVGYEEGGQLTEAVRRRPYQIVLLDEIEKAHPDAFNILLQVLDDGRLTDGQGRTVDFRNTVIIMTSNIGTEHIGGHDASQDDQVRADVMRAVRSHFRPEFVNRLEEIILFHPLDRDHIRDIVRIQLDELQGRLSKQAGLTLELAPEAEALLAEEGYEPQYGARPLKRVIRKFVENPLSMALIEGRFREGDAIRVVREGDRLNFVRQDEAAAA; encoded by the coding sequence ATGCGAACGGATAAACTGACGCAGAAATCGATGGAGGCGATCCAGGTTTCCCAGGAGATCGCCCGTGGCCGCAACCACAGCCGGCTGGAACCCGCGCACCTGGCGCTGGCCTTGCTCGAACAAGAGGAAAGCCTGGCGGCCATCCTGCTGGAAAGGGCGGGAACGGATCCGACCCGGATCAGGGAGGGACTGGAATCAGCCCTGGAAAAGCTACCCAGGGTTACCGGCGACGGCGCATCGCTCTATGCCTCCGATGCCTTTCAGCGAGTCATGGACCGGGCGCTGAAAGAGGCGCAGAAACTTAAGGACGAGTACATCAGCGTGGAGCATCTGCTCCTGGCCCTGCTGGATGACGGCGGGGAGGTACATCGCGTCATGAAAGAGGGCGAAGTACGACGCGAGGGGATCATGAAAGCCATGAAAGAGGTTCGGGGAAGCCAGCGCGTCACGAGCCAGACGCAGGAGTCCGGCTACCAGGCCCTGGAGAAGTTCAGCAGGGACCTGACCGACCTGGCCCGGGAGGGCGGACTCGACCCGGTCATCGGCCGGGACGAGGAGATCCGGCGGGTGATCAAGGTGCTTTCCCGGCGGACCAAGAACAATCCCGTGCTCATCGGCGAACCCGGCGTGGGAAAGACGGCCATCGTGGAAGGACTGGCCCAGAAGATCGTGGCCGAGGACGTCCCGGAATCCCTCAAGGGACGCAAGGTGATCAGCCTCGACATGGGTTCCATGCTGGCAGGGGCCAAGTTCCGCGGCGAATTCGAGGAGCGTTTCAAGGCCGTGCTGAAGGAAGTGGAGCACGCCGCGGGCGACATCGTGCTGTTCATCGACGAGATGCACACCATCGTCGGCGCGGGCGCCGCGGAAGGCGCGGTGGACGCGTCCAACATGCTCAAGCCGGCGCTGGCGCGGGGGACCTTGCGCTGCGTGGGCGCGACGACCCTGGACGAATACCGCAAGCATGTCGAGAAAGACGCCGCCCTGGAAAGGCGGTTCGCGCCCGTATACGTCGGCGAGCCGTCCATCGAAAACACCGTGTCCATCCTGCGCGGACTCAAGGAACGCTACGAGATCCATCACGGCATCCGCATCCGGGACGGCGCCCTGGTCACGGCGGCGACCCTGGCCGAGCGGTACATCAGCGACCGGTTCATGCCCGACAAGGCCATCGACCTGATCGACGAAGCCGCGGCGAACCTGCGAATGGAAATCGACAGCATGCCGGCCGAACTCGACGATCTCGAGAAGCAGATCCGCCAGCTCGCAATCGAGCGGGAAGCCGTTAAGCGCGAAAGTGACGCAGAGGAACGCCTCAAGCCCGTGGAAAGCAAGCTGGCCGACCTCGCAGCGCAGCGCAGCGTCCTGCGGGCCCACTGGCTCGCCGAGAAAGAGCTGGTAAAGACGATCCAGGAAATCAAGGAACAGACCGAGCAGCTGAAAATCGAAGCGGACCGGGCGCAGCGCATCGGCGATTACGAGCGGGTGGCCCGCATTCAGTATGGCGAGCAGCTGGAACTCAACCGCCGGCTCGAGGAGAAAAACCGGGCCCTCGCCGAACTCCAGCGGGAGCGCCGGATGCTGAAAGAGGAAGTGGACGAGGAGGACATCGCCCAGGTCGTATCGAAATGGACGGGCATCCCGGTGAGCCGCCTGGTCGAGGGCGAGGTCGAGAAGCTGGTCCAGATGGAGTCCCGCTTGCACCAGCAGGTGGTGGGCCAGGATGAGGCGATCGTCGCCGTGTCCAACGCCGTCCGGCGGAACCGCGCCGGCCTGGGTGACGGAAACCGGCCTATCGGCTCCTTTCTCTTTCTCGGACCCACCGGCGTAGGCAAGACCGAACTGGCCCGGGCCCTGGGCGAGTTTCTCTTCGACGACCGGGGCGCCATGATCCGCGTGGACATGTCCGAGTACATGGAGCGGCACGCTGTCGCCCGCCTCATCGGCGCGCCTCCGGGTTACGTGGGTTACGAGGAAGGCGGACAGCTCACGGAAGCCGTGCGGCGCCGGCCCTACCAGATCGTGCTGCTGGACGAGATCGAAAAGGCACACCCCGACGCGTTCAACATCCTGCTGCAGGTCCTCGACGACGGTCGGCTCACGGACGGCCAGGGCCGCACCGTGGATTTCCGGAACACCGTGATCATCATGACCTCAAATATCGGGACGGAGCACATCGGCGGTCACGACGCGTCCCAGGACGACCAGGTGCGAGCGGACGTGATGCGTGCGGTGCGGTCCCACTTCCGCCCGGAGTTCGTCAACCGGCTGGAGGAAATCATCCTCTTCCATCCCCTCGATCGGGACCACATCCGCGACATCGTCCGTATCCAGCTGGACGAACTGCAGGGACGGCTTTCGAAACAGGCCGGGTTGACGCTGGAACTGGCTCCCGAGGCCGAGGCACTCCTTGCGGAGGAGGGCTATGAGCCTCAATACGGCGCACGGCCCCTCAAGCGGGTGATTCGCAAGTTTGTCGAGAACCCGCTGTCCATGGCGCTGATCGAGGGCAGGTTCCGGGAAGGCGACGCGATCCGCGTGGTCCGCGAAGGCGACCGCCTGAACTTCGTCCGGCAGGATGAGGCCGCGGCCGCGTGA
- a CDS encoding dihydrodipicolinate synthase family protein has product MLNDLRGVIPPATTPFSRDGAVDLGAMKEQVNWLIDQGAHGIAVGGSTGEGHTIDVDEFRGLVDTALDAAAGRVPIVAGIIVDSTRDAVRRGQAIADLDVAALQVTPVHYLFRPDDDAMQEHFRVMGEEVEHPIIIYNVVPWSYLSPELLCRIMDEVPGVVGVKQSAGDLKLFADLLIMADPEHLLFCAVDALMYSAYTLGARGSIAAILTAAPRASVNVWDAVQAGDHARALDLHRKLLRLWNAMSGTNLPACTKYAQTLQGCPGRFPRAPMHDTTDEQKRGIEEGLALLGALDG; this is encoded by the coding sequence ATGCTCAATGACCTGCGGGGTGTAATTCCCCCGGCGACGACGCCATTCTCCCGGGACGGCGCCGTGGATCTCGGGGCCATGAAAGAACAGGTCAACTGGTTGATCGACCAGGGGGCGCACGGTATCGCCGTGGGCGGAAGCACCGGTGAGGGCCATACGATCGACGTCGATGAGTTCCGCGGTCTCGTGGACACGGCCCTGGACGCGGCGGCGGGACGCGTGCCGATCGTCGCCGGCATCATCGTCGACAGCACCCGCGATGCGGTCCGAAGGGGGCAGGCCATCGCCGACCTCGACGTGGCGGCGCTCCAGGTGACCCCGGTCCATTACCTCTTCCGCCCGGACGACGATGCCATGCAGGAGCATTTCAGGGTAATGGGCGAGGAAGTGGAACATCCCATCATCATCTACAACGTGGTACCCTGGAGCTACCTCTCGCCGGAACTGCTCTGCCGGATCATGGATGAGGTGCCCGGCGTGGTCGGCGTCAAGCAGAGCGCCGGCGACCTGAAGCTCTTCGCCGACCTGTTGATCATGGCCGATCCCGAACACCTGCTCTTCTGCGCTGTGGACGCCCTGATGTATTCGGCTTACACCCTGGGCGCCCGCGGATCGATCGCGGCCATTCTGACGGCGGCGCCCCGGGCGTCGGTGAATGTATGGGACGCGGTACAGGCGGGCGATCACGCACGGGCCCTCGATCTGCACCGGAAACTCCTGCGTCTCTGGAACGCCATGTCCGGGACGAACCTGCCGGCCTGTACCAAGTACGCCCAGACGCTGCAGGGCTGTCCCGGCAGATTCCCACGCGCCCCCATGCACGATACGACCGACGAGCAGAAGCGGGGCATCGAGGAAGGACTGGCACTCCTCGGCGCGCTGGACGGATAG